The Drosophila subobscura isolate 14011-0131.10 chromosome A, UCBerk_Dsub_1.0, whole genome shotgun sequence genome includes the window attgacttggcgttgcaaatattttccattagagtattcagcgtacactgtgtgaataaacagagttataagtggagtcatggcagctgtgccgaaaaaaaaaaaaagaatttatttgtttatcttttcaagtcgctttcgcagtctcgtgtgtgtctatctatgtatgtttattcacacagtgtacgctgaatactctaatggaaaatatttgcaacgccaagtcaattgttgttatatgtatacatatttagatgtttataaccgtttatccctttcgtcctaaatgtatttaagaaatatgtgagcatagaggggatacacaaaatcaatttatttttatttggggcaagctgcttcataaagtcgcaagtttgaaaaaaagggtatgtgatctcagaacaacagaaaaatgccaaacgtctgctcaaacgctaaaaattgaagtcgagaatggatacacgcattgccatcatgtatgtatgtacatatgtatgtgtcaccgcacacatgaaattgcgaagcagacttgaagacgaaacaaaactttgtttttgcgagagtcgctttgggttcaatgttcaagagagccaacgccaaattctctcagccgaaggctctctcaccaagagccgaagccaatgggagccgatccactatactgattaggcagccagttttaggTCGCTCTGACCACTCtatgagttgtttgcttagtgataCTACGAAAGTGTATCGACACTTCTCGACCTTAGATTTAAACCAACCCATAATCTAGAACAGCTTTTAAAAATGCGAATATTCGAATATATGTAAGCGTACTTGGATTAcattttttgaattgaatatttgatgTATGCTCCAGGTGGAACTGGAATTAGTTCGGCATCTCTTTTTTGAGATTAGGCCGACGCAACACTGCCGGATTCCCCAGGGGGGGGTATGGCAGTGGAGGAGGCAACAACACCACCGAAGGGTCCTCCGGGAAAGTTATCCAACTTGTGGGCCACATCCTGGACGCGGCAGCATTGGACCAAGCCATACGCGGGATAGTCGAGCAGACTGCCGAACAGACTATTCTTCATCCAAACCACCTGGTCGCACATGGTGGGACAGAAGTCGCTCATCTGTTCGCCCTTGAACTGCGGCAAAGATCGAGAAGCGATAGGCGTTAGTTTTGGGACAGATGCCGGTCCCTGCTTCGACTTACAAACGGGGAGTTGTGGCCGATGACGACGAACTCGTCCTGCGGCTTGCCAGTCGGGTGCAGGTCCCGCACATGGGCCCAGATGTGTGCGGGCACTGACAGCGTGCTGCCGTTGTCCAAATCGATGCTGAGAACGCGGCTGGCATTGCACCCACCCATCTGCGGCAAAGCAACTTGACCAGAGACACCCAGCCGAATGTCGAACTTGGAACCGGCTGGCTCGCTGGCCGCATGCAGGGCATAGTGCCAGTTCCGCCAGTTGCCGGTGCGCAGGGTGCGCAGCCAAACGACACTGAGCATATCCTCATAGCCGGCCAACTGGCTCCTGATAGCCTCATCCTGCACCAGGCTGGTGTGCTCGAACGTAACtccgcccagcagctgcttgagTTGCTTGTCGTGCTCCAAGTATGCGCCAATTGCCGTCGGACTGGAAAAAAGTTCGCATTGGCATCTCAAATGCATAAATCTGATGTTATTCATGCCCACCTTACGGCCTTGAAAAGACTTTTAGTGTATGCCACGTTAATATCCAGTCCCAGGCCATTCAACTCTCCCGGTTGCATCTTCTCAATAATCCTGTTCTTTGACGGACATGCCGTGTAGCTGACATACTTGAGCTCAGATCCAACAATGTCATAGCAAATCCCAGCACTCTTGATGGATCCAATGGCCCCGAAGTCCTGGCCCACCACAAGGGTCATGTGGTCTCCGCAGTCTGGTAGGCTTTTACGACTCTCAAACATTTGGGAAACCATCGTTCCCCTGCATTTAACACTTTGTACGCGCATTCCATTTTCAATATTCTCCCGAAAAACGTCCGAATGGCAAGAAAAATTTTTAGTTGAGTCCTCAAAGTTGAATTGTGGATTATGATAGCCTCCGTCAAACCTCCCAGTGAACCCTCCTGCACAATACATCTGCACCGATTCGTAGTTTTCCCGTAACAATTGCCCGGGGGCAGCCGACAAAAGGTGCTTCGATCCGAAACTTGTCAAGATTAGAGGGGCAGGATCGTTTATTTCCATTGAGCAGTCTCCATTAACATTCTGAGTTAGTTTAGAAAGGACCGAGAGGCCCAAAAGAACGGTGTACAGAGCCAGCATCGCGATTTTATTGAACTGATTGAGACGAATCGAAGGCGATGTTTTTATATGTTCGCGACTGCTGATGCAGCGGATTTTTTCTTATCACATTTATTCCGCATTATATTTAGCAATTGCGAATGagattaaaaatatatacattgtACAGTAC containing:
- the LOC117903636 gene encoding uncharacterized protein LOC117903636, whose protein sequence is MLALYTVLLGLSVLSKLTQNVNGDCSMEINDPAPLILTSFGSKHLLSAAPGQLLRENYESVQMYCAGGFTGRFDGGYHNPQFNFEDSTKNFSCHSDVFRENIENGMRVQSVKCRGTMVSQMFESRKSLPDCGDHMTLVVGQDFGAIGSIKSAGICYDIVGSELKYVSYTACPSKNRIIEKMQPGELNGLGLDINVAYTKSLFKAVSPTAIGAYLEHDKQLKQLLGGVTFEHTSLVQDEAIRSQLAGYEDMLSVVWLRTLRTGNWRNWHYALHAASEPAGSKFDIRLGVSGQVALPQMGGCNASRVLSIDLDNGSTLSVPAHIWAHVRDLHPTGKPQDEFVVIGHNSPFFKGEQMSDFCPTMCDQVVWMKNSLFGSLLDYPAYGLVQCCRVQDVAHKLDNFPGGPFGGVVASSTAIPPPGESGSVASA